DNA from Mucilaginibacter mallensis:
ATCACTTATAAGATCACTCCTTTATTGGGAATAAAAATGAACTGGATGACAGAGATAACCCACGTAAAGGAAAACGAATACTTTGTTGATGAACAACGTTTCGGCCCATATGCGCTGTGGCATCACCAGCATCATTTTAAGGAGGTTAAGGGTGGTGTGTTAATGACCGATATTTTGCACTATGCTATCCCCTATGGTTTTTTGGGCCGATTTGCCAATGACATACTGGTTAAAAAACAGATCAAAAATATCTTCGCTTACCGTAAACAGGAGATTATTAAATTGTTTGGGCCGTTTAAGGTTAGAGAGTAGTTGATTAGGTGAATGGTGAGTAGTTGATTGGGGTAGCTTAAGTTAAGCTGCATTAAAACCATTCACTTTATCAACTAAATAAACCACTCACCTATTTAGGATGATAATTCGAATCACCTAGTATCTTTTGGGCGTCTGTATTTGCCATTAGCTGCGGCAGGGTAACTTCCGGATGTTTATCCATGTATTTGCGTACGATTTGCCAGCCTGTCCATATACCAAGTTTTGGTGCAGATTCATTCTTTTCGCCAAGGCCTGGAGTGAACGGAGCCACGGTTAAAAACATCTGAATTTT
Protein-coding regions in this window:
- a CDS encoding SRPBCC family protein, translating into MKTYHKKFEQYLPIPLAEAWNFFSSPFNLAKITPPQMKFIVTSDYDANTKMYPGMIITYKITPLLGIKMNWMTEITHVKENEYFVDEQRFGPYALWHHQHHFKEVKGGVLMTDILHYAIPYGFLGRFANDILVKKQIKNIFAYRKQEIIKLFGPFKVRE